Genomic DNA from Melospiza georgiana isolate bMelGeo1 chromosome 3, bMelGeo1.pri, whole genome shotgun sequence:
CATTCCTGATGTTGTCCTGATGACTTTGTGCATTGTGTACATGATGTGCACGCACCTCTCTGTATGTTTGGGGTGTCTGCCTGTGGTAAGTGGAAAACCACCAGCTTGGGAGCCCTCAAGTGGCAGAGTCGCAGAGACAGATGATCTAATTAACAGTTGAAAAATCATTCATTATCCAAGCACAGTTTTAGCAAAAAGCAGAAGACATGGAGAACAGGCCAGACATTCCTTGTAGCTGAGAAACAGACACACAGGTGCTGTAGGATCCACATCAGTTTTCTCAGCATCTGAGTTAATACTGAGTGTCTGTGTAATAATCAGTGGTTCTGGGCTCTGATTACTATATAACCACTTCTAAATTTAAGATAAGATTaattgtgtcttttttttttttcagtgtgattCACTgatgaaatgttaaaaaaaggaaatatgaggaagtgaaagctgttttggaaattACTTGGAAATGTGAAGGGACTCTAGAGAAGACGCTTTGTTGCAGTAATCATGGCAATTAAACTCCATATGATGCTGCAAAATAGCAGGAAAGCTTGTTCTCTAGACAGAGCAAAAGAAGGGATTTATTTTAGTAGGAAAACcaaaatttgaaaacaaaaggaagggGAGAGAGACTACGTGAAAAAGTTTTCCAGTGGTATCAGAAGGATACCAATTTGTTGTATGATTTTTTGTCTCTTCCAATGAATCAGCACCAAGTATTAGGTTATCTGGATTTACATTTGCCTACCACAATCTGTAGTTTGCCTTGTGTGAAGGGCTGCCAAGCCAATACAACACTTAGAGTGCAGTGAATGGGAGCTTTTCAGCATTTGGCTGGGAGCTGATACTCTGTGTAGAATAGCTGTGGAAGAAGCTAGGCTGGctaagctttttttaaaaaaatggggaaagcTCACAGGAAAAgctaaacagaaaaaatatttaggaaagCAGCTTAGCTGCTATGGTATACATAGTAAACATAACTGCTGTTGagctctttttgttttccttccctcaaTTAGGTAAAAGATGGAGGTGGTGAACATCTTCCAAGtaaacaggaggaaaagagaCTTACAAAATTAGGCCACCTGGAAGGTCTAGATGTCAAAAAAGTTCCCAAAGGCAAAATATCCATTGTGGAGGCTCTGACACTTCTTAATAATCATAAACTTCAACCTCAAGTATGGACTGCAGAGAAAATAGCAGCGGAATACAGTCTGGAACTGAAGGAGGTCAACTCTCTTCTGGAATTCTTCATTCCTTTCGCTGTGCAGGAATTTCgtaaagaaaccaaaaaagcTATAACAAGCCATAAACCAAAACAgttaacataaaaatatttgccaaaaCCTTTTGTGATCTCACTCGTGTCTTCATTTTACTCTCAAGTATATTCCATGTCTGAAAATTCAGTTGATAAGGTGTCATCCAGCAAGGCTACTTCCTTGTGCCAGTGAATGTATTCAAGCAATTCCATTCTCCATTGGATGGCTTCATTGAAATGCAGCAACTACAGTTTGTAAACCAGAATGTGACTAATTCATGGAATGACAGCATGTCACACAGTTCTGACTACCCCATTCAAATGTTATGAACTCAGTTAAAGCATTTTACTGTAAGAATTTTACTTTAAGAGATTGCCTTTCTCAGCAGAGACTTCTTGGCCTGCAGCTAAAGAGGTGCTCTGTGGGCGTTGGCTCTGTAATTTCATGTTGCACTGCTTTTTCAAGGAATTGCTGTCAAGGTGTGTGTATATAACAAACAGCTGTGTTTCTTTTGTGTAAGAATTGAATGGTATTTATACTTTGTAAAGAAGGTTAACCACAAGGAAAATTCAGCTGTGtcaaacataaaataaaaagaaagtgaatAGCAAGAAGGCCTCTTTCTGGTGCTGGAACAGCAGTGGTTCATATGTAACTCCTTTATACTCTATTCTCATTTAGCTTAAGTACCTGCACCTCTCCAGGTGCTGTTTGTCAGGGAATGTGTAGTGATGATCTTCTGGCATAAGTCTCTTGCAGCAGCCCATGGCATCTGCTGTATGAGGAACAATGCTTCATATTAATAGGTAGCAAGGACATACAACTGGATCTACTAATTGGATCCACTGGTAGGTCTTTTGTGAATGTTTGCCCTTCCTGTTACAACAGTCCTTTTTCCCTGTGGAAGCCTTGTCTGATCCAAGTGTGGGCTAGATCAGGTCATGTTTACTCACAGCATGCATCTACACAGATGCCACGAGGGTAACACACACTATGAGGCAGTGGTGGGTTTAAACCCCAATACTGTGACTAGTCATGTCTGTAGGTAAGACGTCTTGCAGTGATGGTTAATCCTGTAGCAAAATGTGGTCAGATAAGCTGGGGAGATGGGGCAGCAGATAATCAGAATtgatatttaaaaatgcattgtgattgccttcctttaaaaaacaaacccagaatcTTTAATTTTATGCCTGTCACCAAAGAAGGTGATCTTAAAGGGTGTAAGTCTGTGCCAGGCTTACAATGTAACTTTAAAGAACCTTTCTGCCAAGTCTTTGATTTGGAGTCTGGTAAATGTCTTAGCAAGAAGATGATCAACTTTGTTATTTCACAGCAAGATTCCTTCACCTTCTTTGAGTTGGAACTCGGTATCTCCAGTACAGTTTGCCACAGTGTATTTAAAGGTTATGTTTGATTCATTTCTGAAGTACATAACACTGTACAATAGTGGGAGATGTCACTATGTGCATTgtataaaaattcaaaattgtTAGTCTTAGGATGTGTGGCTTGTCATTTGTCCTGTAATACAATGGGATACAGAGCTGCACTCTGAAGGTAATACACCTGAGTTATGTACCACATTAAGATTGCTTTGCACAAAATACTGTTTTATAAAATGTTATAACAGAAATACTTAATTGTTTGAGTACTGTTCATCCTAATGTAATATTTAAGGTAACATTCAGAAAACAGCTGTGGAATGTATTTGGTACAGATACTGTTGATATTGAAGATGCTGCAATTTCCtgtaaaatgaattttattatGGATTGAAGTTGATTAAAAACACACTACAACCAGCACCAGACACCAGTTTAACCATGCCCTTTGACTACCTTGATATGTATTTTGGCATCTTTTGTCTGTCTTCATGAAAGTCTTGTGATGTGGCCGCACCATGACAGTGCTCTGTTTCACTTCATGGTACACTACTGTGTTGCTTACGCCCTCCAGGAGCAGGCTTGTGCTTTGGGATGTTTGCTGTCATCCCATTCAGTGCCCCGGCCTACCTTCAGGACAAAATCCTATCCACAACTGTGATGATTGCAAAGCTGGTCCCTGTTTTGTGGAGCCAGGATCTCTTCCTCAGAATATATTATCCACAGTGGGAAGGCAGATGTCCCACAGCAGAGTTGGTGTAGggatcccagctccctgcaggcaggtgaaCTTGTGGCCCAGAAGGCTCCAGGAAAATTGGATGCAATGCAATTTGTCAGCAAGGATTCTTCTGCTGGTCACCTGCCCCACCTGCAGGGCAGTGTCAAACCAGTATTACAAGGGTATTGCCAATGGTACAGGATCATGTAAAAATTTGTACCATTATCTATCCAAATCATCTGAGGTCTGAATGTTTAGCTTTCACTGTATCTTACAACATGGAGCATGTCAGTTCCCCAAAGCTCACAAGAACCTGGAGCATGGATCTTTCCTTTACTCTGCTGAGAAAGCCTGTCCCTGATCAAGCTCTCCAACACTACTATCTTGTACAATTCTGACCACAGCATGTGTGTGTGCCTACAGTGTTCCAGTATGTGTTTGAAGGTAATGCTGTATTTTAGGCTTGATGTATGGAACAACTATTCTCACTGTTGCATCTTTTCTAGAAGTACTTATATCCTTTCTTCCAGTTTCAAGGGACATTTTACCTCATCAGTTATCTTGCCTGGTTACTGGTTTCTAATTGGAAGAACAATGGTATTTTCTTTACACTTGAACCATGGTTGTGTCTGTGTCCCTTTATGTCTCTATCCCTTTCCTGTTTGGCTGTCAGCTTAAGAAATTCTTCATGCAACTGTTTTGAAGAGGTAATTATGGGGAATTTGTGGGAACCTGCAGTTCTGTTTTCAGGTACTTCTATGTGAAGAATTTTTCATGTCTCATTGCCATGCATATGGTGAAACAAATTTAGCTCAGGTGGTTTTGTCCACCATGCAGAAACATTACATTTGGTAGGGAACAGCCTGTCTCACTCAGACTGCTTTGTTATTATGGAATTAATGCAATGTGTTGCAAGTACTTTGTGATCCTGCAAGGGATTTGTTTCATTTCTAGTGTGGCACATGGTTGACAAACTTCTTACATGTGACATTATTCTACCAGAGTTTCAAACATCACAGAATAAACCCCAGACCACTTTGAGCAC
This window encodes:
- the NDUFAF4 gene encoding NADH dehydrogenase [ubiquinone] 1 alpha subcomplex assembly factor 4 is translated as MGGRVTRVFRNFNVENRASREISKEKPTPAPRHRTARLDAMADSPEIKEEVFRKDDRFLTLLKDVYVESRDPPVRVKDGGGEHLPSKQEEKRLTKLGHLEGLDVKKVPKGKISIVEALTLLNNHKLQPQVWTAEKIAAEYSLELKEVNSLLEFFIPFAVQEFRKETKKAITSHKPKQLT